GCTATGTTGAAGGTATTAATCTTTAGGCTAAGGGAAAGTAAACGTTTAAGGAAGAAAGGTGAATGCTGTGTTAATCATCAGTGCCTGTCTGGTTGGGGAAAAGTGTCGCTACTTGGGTGATGGATTTGATTACCCCGCATTGCGCAAGCTGGTGGAAACGGGTAAAGCCGTGCCTGTTTGTCCCGAGGTATTGGGTGGTCTGCCTGTGCCCAGAGATCCCAATGAAATAGTGGGCGGCAATGGCTTTGATGTGCTTGATGGCAGGGCCAAAGTGATAACCAACCGGGGTGTTGATAAAACAGCTGCTTTTATGCGGGGGGCGGTCGAGGTGCTGGATGCGGCTCGGAAGAACGGTGCCCGCATGGCTATATTAAAGGAGCGCAGTCCATCCTGC
This genomic interval from Desulfoscipio sp. XC116 contains the following:
- a CDS encoding DUF523 domain-containing protein, which gives rise to MLIISACLVGEKCRYLGDGFDYPALRKLVETGKAVPVCPEVLGGLPVPRDPNEIVGGNGFDVLDGRAKVITNRGVDKTAAFMRGAVEVLDAARKNGARMAILKERSPSCGSTMIYDGTFTGRKICGYGCTAALLTREGIQVYSEENYKKCKEIENICSD